The following is a genomic window from Spirochaetota bacterium.
TCTCAGTAGCAATCCATTTTTGTATTGCCTCCACCTTTTCCCTGAATCTCTCAAGCGATTCCTTTGAAACATTTCTGCTATTAATGCATATCCAATAATCAAAATCCGACTTTTTATTATATGCAATTGTTCCAATGCTCCCCATTACAGCCACCATCTCAATAAAGGGTTGATCCTTATTGATTTCAAACTTGACCACTGGGAACTTAGAACGAATAAACCTCTTTGTATCCTCATCAACCTCATAATTTACAATTCCAAAAGGAGTTTCCCCCTCTACATATCCAGGCAATTTCTTATTGTTTAAGCTTAACAAAAACGGAATGGAATTTATTATCCTCTTGGTGTTAAGGTTTGTTAGAAGCTGCTGAAAACGCTGAAATTTGATCTCATTAAAAAAGAGATATTTTTGTTTATTATTCTCTATTAGCTCAAGAAACTCCATATTAATCTACTTTTACTTAAATTATCTTTTTCTGGATCATTATAACATTAAAAGGATTATTATAATGGCCTTGTTGGTTTTTCAGTATTCTCATGCCCTTAGATAATATAATTCTTCATCAAAGATGATAGCATGATCTCTCATCATCAATTACTTCAACAAAGAAACAATATTACTTACATTAAATACACATTTTCATCCTTATTCAAGTAAAAAATCCTTTTCTATTATTTTGAATTGGGGATTCAATAACCCTTGGAAAGATCAAGGAGACTGAACCTCTACTAATTCAGGATGCATTTTTTCTTCAAAAATTTTCTTAGTATTAGCTGAAGACCTATCATTAACTAAATAATCAATGATTAGTTTTTGAATTAAGGCAGCTTCGTATTTGGGGACAGATTAATGGAAGCAATAAACTTTTGATCACTGAGGAGATCCACAATTATTCAATTTTTTATATTAAACACTAATGATAGTTTTATAGAAAAGAATATCAGTTACAAGTTCAAATATTGGATTTGAGAGCATACTCCTTGAATAGTTTTCACTCTTAATACGATAGTCTGATCTAAATATTAAAGTAAATATCCTGGAGATATCATCAGGCGTATTCCTTTGTACATATTCCAGAAAATTGGCCCTGCTTCTGGGAATGATGCCAAGCTTGTCTATAATTTTTTTTTCCTCAAGTCCCTCCTTGAGGAGAAAATGATATCTCTCAATCCTCTCAACCTCTCGTGAAATCATTCTCAGAATTACTAACTCATGAACACCATCTTCAATTAGTTTTTTTAATAAATTGAACGCCCTCTTCTCTTTTTTAAAAAGGGCGTCAATAAAATCAAAAATTGAGATATCCTTCTCATCATTGATAAAAGATCTTATAAAACTTAATGTTATATGATCTTTCTCACCAGAATATATTATCTTTTCAATAGCCTCGTCAATCTTCTTAATATCCCTGCCTACAAGTTCAATCAATAGATGAGTTGCACCATCCTCTATATTCAGGCCATGTTCCCTTAAGGATTTAGCAATATAGCCATATAGATTATTCTCAAAATGCTTCCAGAAATGAAAAACCTTTACATCACCCATTAATTCCCTATTTAACAATTCCGGCAACCTGTTCTCTGAACTAGTCATAATCAATATATTTGAATCAGGCAGATTATTCAGCAAATCCATCATAAGAGTTTTATTATATTTAGTTGAATTAAGATGCTGAATGCCAAACATTATGCATATATTCATATTAGAAAATACTGATTGAGAGAGCGCATGCTCAATTGCTTCAATAAACTCGCCATTCTCTATATGATATCTTCCTACAGAATAATTACCCTCCTCCTTATCTAAAAAAACCATATCGATAATCCTATTTATTATTTTCTCCTTTTCTCCCTCCTCTTCACCAATAAATAAATATATTTTTTCAATTTTATTCTTGTCTAAATCCCTATTTAGCTCTCTTGATGTAGGAAACTTGGCCATATTCATACCCTCAATTCCCTTTTTCAACAGGGGTCATTAATTTAGTATACCATCCTGAAATAGTCTTTACAGATATCCTTCTTGAGAGATTGTCAATGACACTATCCTGAACGTGAACAATTGATTCAACAGGGGGTATTAAATCGGAATAGACCTTGAAGGATTGGATCTCTCTCTCAAAGAATATTTCCCTAGCCTTTCTCAAATCCAATAATCTTATCGCCGCCACAATCCTTAATCGCTTTCTAATCGGCTCACCGAAATTTCCATACTGAATGGGCTGTATACGATAATGGACGATTCTCCCTATAAGTCTGATATCTGCATCATTATTATCTGCAACAACTGCTAATCTTCCATCCATACTGATCATTTCCCTTACCTTCAATGTCAACCTTTCCGAAATCGAGGGCTCATCTGTATAATTATAAAAAAAAGGAATGATTATTCTATTAGCGCTTCTGGGGACTACTGGTTCTCCATTGATACTCTTTAACACACTGCCGAGGGTAGAATCTTCCTTCTGATTATTGGAGACGCATCCGATAATTAAAACAAAACTGAACAATAAAACCATTAAATTTCCACTTAATATTCCTTGATTGATGTACATGAAGAAATGAGGTTGATATGATAACATCAATACTCTCATCTTTAAATCCACTCCTATTAAATATTACATTTTATTTTATTAAAACTAATTATCCTCCGATACTAAAGATAGATCATTTACACTCCCACTGGTCTTCCTTGAATTCCAGGATTCCAATAATACTTTTATTGAATGGAATGACCAATATAACAAACGGGATTTTTACTATCCCGTTTGCTTATTAATAGTTTCGAATTATTAATACTCAATTTTACGATCCAATACTAAATTAAATTACAAATTCTTTATACTTTTTGGAAGGAAGAGAGGTGGCATCCCTGCTTATTTAATAGTAAAAATACTTCCTTACTATCTCTTCTTGTCAAAGTTGAAAAAATATACATTCATTAACATACCGGGCGTCGTATAGCAGAGATAGGATTAATCTACTTTTATCTAATCTCTCCCAAATACTTTAGTACTGGATATTTCGATCTGTAAACTGTAACAGGGGTATAAACAAAATCCAGCTTTTTATTCGTCCCAATTATACTCCCTATCCTCTTCCCCTTATTTTCTGGAACAATTAGGTATAAACTATATCTACCGCTCTTTGTCTTTAGTAGAAGAAGCTTTCTGTCTCTCTCAACATACGATCTCAATTCACTCGGAACTTTTGTAAATTTAACTGGATAGAGAGAACCCCTAAATTTTTCATCCCTCAATGTAGCATACTCCTCAATTAGAAGTTTAAAGGTAGCTCTAGGAAGATTTTCAGCATCCGGTTGGATATCTTCTACAGTCTGAGATTCCTCTTCCTCTACACTTTCAAAAAAATCCCTCTCTGGTTCTATTTTACTTACAATATCAACCTTCTTTTCTTCAATCATTTGTTTCTCAGCCTTGGTTCGCAAAACCAAAAAACTCTGCAATAAAAAACCCCCGCCTATTTTGTTTAATTCATTCTCATCGGTAATTCCCTTAGGCATTATAGCATCACCGCCATTATCTCGAGCAATACTCTTTGCTTTTCGAATCCTACTTTCAAGAGATGATTCCCCGATCTCGACTACTCCGATAACCTCATATTTCCCCTGATCGCCCCAGACAACAACCTTAACCTCCTCACCTCTAGGTAGAGAGGGGTACACACTGCCAGTTCGAACAAATTTTGCAGTAGAACAAGCAAATAAAGAAACCAATAAAATTAAAACAGCATATCTGAACCTCATATTTTTACTCCTTATGATAATATAACCACCACTTATCATTATACTCCAACTTAAAAAATTGCCCCCAAATAAAATGAGACCCAGATGAATAGTGGTATAGAAAAAATGATATCTACCCGCTTTATCGAATCGCTATGCTTTTAAACAAATTATATCCATTCTATCAATTATATTATAAAAATAAGTATCCAAAATCAAATGTTATATTCTTGAATAAGTAAAGTTCTAAAACTATGGCAGTTTAGTCTAACATTAAGAATCAATTAGTCAATATAAAATAGTAACACTACCCAAAAAATACTATCAGTATACTATTTTAATTGCAGTAATGATGGATTAGATATTATGATGATTGAAATTCTTTTAATTAAATGCATATTCCAATTATAAGAGACATCATTATCCTTGAATAGGTTAAAATTTTCTCTATAATCATTTACAGGCAGGTGTATGGCAATTTCAGTTTCTATAATCTGTTACAATGAAGAAAAAAATATACGAAGGTGCCTAGAGAGTGTAAAATGGGCAGATGAAATAATTATTTTAGATTCATTCTCCACTGATAGGACTCTTGACATTTGCAGAGAATTTTCAGAGAATATTTTCCAACATGATTTCGATGGTCATGTCCAGCAGAAGAATAGGGCATTACAATCATGCTCCTATAACTGGGTTATCTGTTTGGACGCTGATGAGGTGATTAGTAAGGAGCTTAGGGAATCGATACAATCAATAGATACAGAAAAAATTGAGTATAAAGGATTCTATGTTCCGAGAAGGGTATTCTATTTGGGTAAATGGATTAACTATAGCGGTTGGTATCCAGATTACAAGATGAGATTCTTTGATAAGAGGTTTGGCAGATGGGAAGGGGTTAATCCCCACGATAAGGTTAACGTCAGAGGTAAGACTGCAACTCTTAGAGGCGACCTGCTACACTATTCTTATGAGAATATTTCTGCTCATCTTATTCAGATGGACAGATTCACGGATATACAGGCATGTGAATACGAAAAAATGGGAGAAAAGCCATCAGTAATCAATTTTACCCTTAGACCTCTATATAAATTCATTAAGTCTTTTATTATAAAGCGGGGATTTATGGATGGGATGAGGGGTTTTATTATTGCATCGATGGGCGCCTTCTATGTATTCATGAAGTTTCTGAAACTCTACGAGAGGGGAATAGATTCAGAAAATGATTGAGTATTGAAAATTTTAATAGGTTAAACATAGACCTCCCTGGGTTTGCTTCCCTGCTGAGGACCAATGTATCCCCGATCTTCCATCAATTCTATTATCCTCGCCGCTCTATTATAACCAATAGAGAGCCTTCTCTGTAGATATGAGGCTGATGCCTTCTTTGTCTCCTCAACAATCCTCAGAGCCTCAATGAATAATTTATCCTCCACTGTCTCATCATCCGCTATCCCATCCTCATCATAAATGCTATCTTCAATATCAACATAGGATGGCTTGCTCATCTTATTCAGATGATTTACCATCTTTATAATCTCTTCCTCAGAGATGAAAGTGCCCTGTATCCTAATGGGAAATGAATTAATCGGAGACTGATACAGCATGTCCCCCTTGCCTAACAGCTTTTCCGCTCCATTTTGATCAATTATTGTCCTTGAATCCGTCTTCTGTGCCACTTGAAAGGCTATTCTTGCTGGGAAATTAGCCTTTATAATTCCAGTGATGATATCAACAGAAGGCCTCTGCGTTGCCAAGACCAGATGCATCCCCACTGCCCTCGCCTTTTGCGCAATCCTTATAATGGATCCCTCGATCTCCTTAGCGGCTATCATCATGAGATCAGCCAACTCATCCATAATAATAACTATATAGGGAAGCCTCTCAAATTGATCACCATACATCTTTATCTTATCATTATATTTTTCAATATCTCTCGTATTCAATTCCGAGAGTATCCGGTATCTTCTCTCCATCTCATAAACAGCCCATTTCAGCACCTTAGGGGCGACATGAGCCTCTGTAATAACCGGAGAGATCAGATGGGGAAGGCCGTTATAGAGCTGAAGCTCTACCATCTTTGGATCAATGAGAATAAAACGAACATGGTTAGGATCATAATTATAGATCAAACCTGAGATTATTGAGTTTACGCATACTGATTTTCCTGATCCAGTGGCTCCGGCAATAAGAAGATGAGGCAGCTTCTGCAAATCCAACAATATTGGTTTGCCAAGGATATCCTTGCCAAGCACAATCTTCAATTTTCCAGTAGCTGATCGATACTCAGGTTGCTTAATAACATCTCCCAAGGTCACCATCTCTCTATTTCTGTTAGGGACCTCCACCCCAATTGCCGACTTGCCAGGAATGGGAGCCACTATTCTAACCCTAAAGGCAGCCAGGGCCATAGCAATATCATCGGATAAACCAACTATTCTGTTGACCTTGATCCCCGGGGCAATCTGCATCTCATAAAGGGTAATAACTGGCCCCCTCTGGACATTGATAACCCGTGATTCAATTCCAAACTCTCTAAGAGTATTAATTAGAAGCTCTGAACTCTTCTTAACCTCACTCTTCCAACCCTCAATATCAATCGGCCTAGAGGTATTGAGAAAGCTAGTGGGTACTGAATATTCACCATTTATTGATATACTATCAAAAACCCTAATGATTTTCTCGCCACTTACAGCGCTTCTACCTTTTTCTAAATCATATAACCCACAGGAATCATCATCTAACATACCATCATCAGGGCTAGCCCTTTTTAACGTCGATTCAACCCTTTCACCAACAAGCACTGCCGAATCGATGTCGCTATCCAACTCGCAGTAACCAATTCTATTTGTCGTTATTCCATCTAAAATATCATCAGCATCCTCCTCATCGGAGATGCCTTGTTCCTGCCCTTCCCAGTAATGAATAGCATCCTCCTCATTCAAGGATACAGCAGACTGATCGATTACTGAAGAGTCGTTGGTCGGGATATCATCAAGCTCAATCCCCTCATTCAAATTTTCACTCAATGATAAGGATGTTGAGAATAAACTGTTATTGACATCACCAAAGAGCCCCCCTGATTCATAGGCCATCTTTTCATCCCTTTCAATAGGATCAGTCCTTAAGGGAACAGGCTCCTTCATCTCTAGCAATTTGGGCAGGCCTAACTTGGTCATCACCTCACTCGCCTGATCATCTCCAATCCTAAACCTCTTCTTCACTATCCAGGGTATTCTGCTATATATTCGCTCAATCTCCCTATCAATTAGGTTGATTGGCATCCTATTACTCTTCCTATGACTAAACACACTCTTCAATAAATCTTTTAATAAAACAAAATATTTCCCACCCGATTTCTCAGTATGTTTAAGGATTGAAGAAAGAGAAACAATACCCAATAAAATAAAGCCTATAAGATTCAAGAATAACGTAATAATGTATGATCCAAACCTTCCAAAAAGGCTATCAAGAAGTTTAAATAGATATAAACCGATATATCCACCAGAGTAATATGGAATTGATGAATTTGATATCATCGAAACAAGAATAGAAGATGTAATCATAAGAAAGAAGAGTGAGAAAATTCTTTCCAGCATATCGGCAATCTCACCCTTTCTTAATATACTCCAACCAGAAATAGCAAATATTATCATTAAAAAAGATGACGAGTATCCGAAGACTCCCCTCAAATAATAGCTAATGTAGGCCCCTAGAGGACCCATTATGTTATAAACCGATCTATTCTGGGTTAAAAGCTCAAAATCATTAATTCTAAAACTAAACAAGGAAAATGTTAAAATCAATGAAAAGAGTATTATTATTGTACCCAATATCTCCTGATATCGTCGATCATTCAATGTGCATTACCTCTGGTAAAGATATAAACAATAAAATTTAGCCGATCCATTCTCTTCCCAATAACACTGTTACTATGCAGCTTGGCTACTTCATACATGTATTATAGCATTGAGACTATTGACATAGTAAAAATCCGAAATTTCATACTGCATGATACAATTAAGGATCAATTGATATCCATATATTTACCTAATTTGAATGTAAATTATACCCAATATGCCAAGCAGTATGGTGTAATAACCGAAGATATCAATTCTGATCTTTTTAACTAGAATAAAAAGTACTTTTAGAGAAATCAATCCCACAATCATTGTCACAAACATACTAACAATAAGAGGGAAAATGAAAGTAAAAGAAACCTCTTTCTGAAACACCTTTAATATTTCAAGTAGTCCAGCGCCTGTTATTACTGGGATCGCCATCAAGAAGGAGAACCGGGCAGCCTCTCCTGGATTGAGGCCTAGAATAATACCTCCAGCTATTGTTGACCCAGACCTTGAAATCCCAGGTATAATCGCAATAGATTGGCATATACCTACTAAAACCGATCTCACTACTCCGATCTCTTCTAATTTTCGGTTTTTTATTGGGACAATTTTAGTAGATAACAGGACTAATCCGTTTATTATAAGCATAAAAAAAACGATTGTATATGAAGTAAAGAGCCTCTCAAAAAAACCGTGAAAAAGAACTCCCAGTATTCCGGCAGGGATGGATGCAGCAATAATATTTATTATGACCCGAATCTCATCTTTTTTATAATTTCTCTGGGAAATACCTGAGATAAGCCCCCCTGATAATCTAATAATATCTCTCCATAAATAAATTACAACTGCCATAAGAGTCGCCAGATGCAAAGAGACATTTACAAACAATTCCATATTTTCTCCTGAAGCGTCTAAAGTCTCCCGAAAAAATGGAATGCTTTCAAAAAGCACTAAATGACCAGATGATGAGATAGGTAAGAATTCAGATATGCCTTGAATTACTCCTAAAGAAAGCAACGATAATAATAAATTATTCATAAATATTCCTTTTTCCTTGATTTTTTTCAATTCAAAATAATAAATATCAAAACGCTATATCTATTATTATAAATGAACCAATTTTTATTGAAATTAGTAGTATTATATTGTCTCATTATTGCCCAATCTAATCTCAGGGCAGATTACAATCCAATTCCGAATCCAGATCCAACAAGATTACAGGATGAGATTAATCAGTATATCAAATGGGATAGAAAGAATAGCTCTCCCAAAAATGCTGTATTATTTGTAGGAAGCTCAAGTATTAAAATGTGGCAAACATCTCAGGCATTTCCGGAACATCCAGTAATTAACCGTGGATTTGGAGGATCCCATATTTCTGATATAATTTTTTATTATGATATTGTTATAAAAAAATATAAACCCTCCATTATTATTTTTTATGCTGGCGATAATGATATCGCTTCTCGTAAATCTGTTAGTCAGGTATTTGAAGATTACAAGGAAATAACAAAAAAAATACTAAAAGACAATCCCATTGTAAAATTCATTTATATTCCAATAAAACCCAGTATCAAGCGATGGATGTATTGGGGAAACATGGAAGCCGTAAATAGAATAGTTAAACATTATAACAAACAGAACAATAATCTACTATATATAGATTTAGCCACACCTATATTTAATTCAAAAGGTAAACCAGACAATCATTTATTTCTACAAGATAAGTTACATCTTAATAAAAAAGGATATAAATTGTGGGAATCGATCCTAAAATCTATATTAAATGAAATCTTTCAACAAAATGCAATTGGGAAAAGATCATCAAGATAAACTCCTCCAGTATTAAAGGATTGTATGATTCAAGGTTTCCAGGCCAGTATAGAGACTGAAGAAGCATTAATACAATCAGGACGATTCTCAGATCATTCATTGTTAAGTAATAACCTTACATTCACTAGTAAAATATTGTATCAAGACTCTTGACAACATTAGTAAATAAAATCAACCAATTTTCGTATCATCTTAATAATAGCAGTTAGATATTATTCATTATATAACTATAATATTGATGGTACAACCTCAATTGTGCAAAAAATTTATGACTATTTTAAATAATTATTGATATCTTCAGGTGTTAGTAAAAATATTCAGTTTTACTTAACCTCATTGATTATGAGATTTAATAACCAGAATGTTTTACATTCAACCTCTGATAAGGTCAGCAGTTTTCACATATTTAGACTTTTTTTATTACACAATCGTTGTACAATAAATCTATATAGAGTAGTATAATTTATCTGCAAATTACAGAAAAATCGAATATGCCCATCAACAAAGACCAAAGAATTGAAACACTACGTGGAATCGCTATTATCCTTATGGTTGCAGGACACGTAATCGGAAATGTTTCTACAGAGGGATTACGTGTATCTGATGATTCCTTTTATCGTTATTTTTACTATTCCTTTAAATATCTACGCATGCCACTATTTACAGTAATTTCAGGCTTTGTCTATAGTATGCGTCCTCTTGAAAAGGGGAAACTGGGTTATTTCCTAAGGGGTAAAGCCAGGCGCCTTATACTACCCCTTTTTACTGTATCAACTATTCATTTTCTTACACAGACAATTGTACCAAACATAAATACTCCTACCCAACTTATAAACATATGGAAGATATACCTGTTTCCCTTTCAACACTTCTGGTTTCTCCAAGCTATCTTTCTAGTATTTATTATAACTGCTGTAATTGACTACTTTGAACTACAAGAAACGATAAAGAAATGGTTATTTTGTCTCTTTATTGTAATCATTCTTTATCTTTTTATTAAACACCCAATAAACTTTTTTAGCTTTAACAAAGCTCTTTATCTATTACCTTTTTTTATCCTTGGATGTGGATTGTCACGTTTCGGCAATCAGTTAAAAACACCTCTCATTACTACATTTTCATTGGTATTCTTTTCAGCTACAATCATCACTCAACAGCTCATTTGGTTTAACCAATTTCAATTACAGACATGTTATACTCCTATTTTAAGTATTTCCGTGGGTCTTTCTGGAACATTTCTTCTGATACAATTTAGAAAAAAAATCAACATCCTGGCTTCACTCGGTTTTTATTCTTATGCTATTTATTTATTTCATGTATTCTTTTCCGCTGGAAGTAGAATCGCATTAAAAGGAATAGGTATCACCAATACAGATATTTCGTTTCCATTAGGTTTAACATGTGCGCTTCTTTTCCCAATAATAATTGAAAAAATACTATTAAAGGATAAAATTTTAAAGCGTCTCTTTCTCGGATTGAGATAACTAGTGAATATAATACAATTAATTGTAAGAATACCTTATAATAAAAATATACAATCAAACACATACTTGACAAAAATCAAATAACATACAATATAGTATAATCGAACAGAATAATCCTATTGTCTTATCTATCATTATGATTAAGGATTTAATAATGAACCCTATTGTAAATAAAAAATTGATTATCATATCAATTGGATTCGTCATTCACCTCATTCCCTTTACTGGATGTGATAAAGACGATAATGACCCTGATTTTCCCTATTGGTTAATAAATCCACAAACCTGTATATGCAGCGATGATTCATCCCAAGATGATCCCCTTTATGCAGACCAATGGCATTTAGAAAATAGAGGCCAGGGTGGAGGCACACCTGGAGAGGATGTAAATGTAACTTCAGTATGGGATTCAGGGAACAAGGGCGAGGGGATTGTAATCGCAGTAGTAGATGATGGGCTTGATGTTGATCATGAAGATCTGTACTATGCCATCTATCCAAATTTAAACTATAACTATCTAACTAACGGCACCAATGTAACCCTTGGAAGTCATGGCACCTCAGTAGCTGGAGTACTCGCAGCCAGGGATATGAACGATAG
Proteins encoded in this region:
- the holA gene encoding DNA polymerase III subunit delta, with the protein product MAKFPTSRELNRDLDKNKIEKIYLFIGEEEGEKEKIINRIIDMVFLDKEEGNYSVGRYHIENGEFIEAIEHALSQSVFSNMNICIMFGIQHLNSTKYNKTLMMDLLNNLPDSNILIMTSSENRLPELLNRELMGDVKVFHFWKHFENNLYGYIAKSLREHGLNIEDGATHLLIELVGRDIKKIDEAIEKIIYSGEKDHITLSFIRSFINDEKDISIFDFIDALFKKEKRAFNLLKKLIEDGVHELVILRMISREVERIERYHFLLKEGLEEKKIIDKLGIIPRSRANFLEYVQRNTPDDISRIFTLIFRSDYRIKSENYSRSMLSNPIFELVTDILFYKTIISV
- the lptE gene encoding LPS assembly lipoprotein LptE codes for the protein MRVLMLSYQPHFFMYINQGILSGNLMVLLFSFVLIIGCVSNNQKEDSTLGSVLKSINGEPVVPRSANRIIIPFFYNYTDEPSISERLTLKVREMISMDGRLAVVADNNDADIRLIGRIVHYRIQPIQYGNFGEPIRKRLRIVAAIRLLDLRKAREIFFEREIQSFKVYSDLIPPVESIVHVQDSVIDNLSRRISVKTISGWYTKLMTPVEKGN
- a CDS encoding glycosyltransferase family 2 protein, translating into MAISVSIICYNEEKNIRRCLESVKWADEIIILDSFSTDRTLDICREFSENIFQHDFDGHVQQKNRALQSCSYNWVICLDADEVISKELRESIQSIDTEKIEYKGFYVPRRVFYLGKWINYSGWYPDYKMRFFDKRFGRWEGVNPHDKVNVRGKTATLRGDLLHYSYENISAHLIQMDRFTDIQACEYEKMGEKPSVINFTLRPLYKFIKSFIIKRGFMDGMRGFIIASMGAFYVFMKFLKLYERGIDSEND
- a CDS encoding DNA translocase FtsK produces the protein MNDRRYQEILGTIIILFSLILTFSLFSFRINDFELLTQNRSVYNIMGPLGAYISYYLRGVFGYSSSFLMIIFAISGWSILRKGEIADMLERIFSLFFLMITSSILVSMISNSSIPYYSGGYIGLYLFKLLDSLFGRFGSYIITLFLNLIGFILLGIVSLSSILKHTEKSGGKYFVLLKDLLKSVFSHRKSNRMPINLIDREIERIYSRIPWIVKKRFRIGDDQASEVMTKLGLPKLLEMKEPVPLRTDPIERDEKMAYESGGLFGDVNNSLFSTSLSLSENLNEGIELDDIPTNDSSVIDQSAVSLNEEDAIHYWEGQEQGISDEEDADDILDGITTNRIGYCELDSDIDSAVLVGERVESTLKRASPDDGMLDDDSCGLYDLEKGRSAVSGEKIIRVFDSISINGEYSVPTSFLNTSRPIDIEGWKSEVKKSSELLINTLREFGIESRVINVQRGPVITLYEMQIAPGIKVNRIVGLSDDIAMALAAFRVRIVAPIPGKSAIGVEVPNRNREMVTLGDVIKQPEYRSATGKLKIVLGKDILGKPILLDLQKLPHLLIAGATGSGKSVCVNSIISGLIYNYDPNHVRFILIDPKMVELQLYNGLPHLISPVITEAHVAPKVLKWAVYEMERRYRILSELNTRDIEKYNDKIKMYGDQFERLPYIVIIMDELADLMMIAAKEIEGSIIRIAQKARAVGMHLVLATQRPSVDIITGIIKANFPARIAFQVAQKTDSRTIIDQNGAEKLLGKGDMLYQSPINSFPIRIQGTFISEEEIIKMVNHLNKMSKPSYVDIEDSIYDEDGIADDETVEDKLFIEALRIVEETKKASASYLQRRLSIGYNRAARIIELMEDRGYIGPQQGSKPREVYV
- a CDS encoding undecaprenyl-diphosphate phosphatase; translated protein: MNNLLLSLLSLGVIQGISEFLPISSSGHLVLFESIPFFRETLDASGENMELFVNVSLHLATLMAVVIYLWRDIIRLSGGLISGISQRNYKKDEIRVIINIIAASIPAGILGVLFHGFFERLFTSYTIVFFMLIINGLVLLSTKIVPIKNRKLEEIGVVRSVLVGICQSIAIIPGISRSGSTIAGGIILGLNPGEAARFSFLMAIPVITGAGLLEILKVFQKEVSFTFIFPLIVSMFVTMIVGLISLKVLFILVKKIRIDIFGYYTILLGILGIIYIQIR
- a CDS encoding GDSL-type esterase/lipase family protein, which encodes MKLVVLYCLIIAQSNLRADYNPIPNPDPTRLQDEINQYIKWDRKNSSPKNAVLFVGSSSIKMWQTSQAFPEHPVINRGFGGSHISDIIFYYDIVIKKYKPSIIIFYAGDNDIASRKSVSQVFEDYKEITKKILKDNPIVKFIYIPIKPSIKRWMYWGNMEAVNRIVKHYNKQNNNLLYIDLATPIFNSKGKPDNHLFLQDKLHLNKKGYKLWESILKSILNEIFQQNAIGKRSSR
- a CDS encoding acyltransferase, whose protein sequence is MPINKDQRIETLRGIAIILMVAGHVIGNVSTEGLRVSDDSFYRYFYYSFKYLRMPLFTVISGFVYSMRPLEKGKLGYFLRGKARRLILPLFTVSTIHFLTQTIVPNINTPTQLINIWKIYLFPFQHFWFLQAIFLVFIITAVIDYFELQETIKKWLFCLFIVIILYLFIKHPINFFSFNKALYLLPFFILGCGLSRFGNQLKTPLITTFSLVFFSATIITQQLIWFNQFQLQTCYTPILSISVGLSGTFLLIQFRKKINILASLGFYSYAIYLFHVFFSAGSRIALKGIGITNTDISFPLGLTCALLFPIIIEKILLKDKILKRLFLGLR